Proteins encoded within one genomic window of Desulfobotulus mexicanus:
- a CDS encoding substrate-binding periplasmic protein, protein MKKIIFFISLYLCCTLSAFSEETVIKLAIGEYPPFTSEKELHGKLLEEVVSAAFGLEGIRVEYAYFPWARSIALTENGEYDGTFPWLKTADRMEIFHLHQDSLIQDEGVYFHLKTTTFDWSTLEDLKKYRVGVTLGYANVEIYEKAGIKAEAVPREELNFKKIAGNRIDVYQTSKTVGYYMMHSQKVSSHIL, encoded by the coding sequence TGTATCTGTGCTGCACCCTTTCCGCCTTTTCAGAAGAGACTGTGATAAAACTTGCCATAGGAGAGTATCCTCCTTTCACTTCTGAAAAAGAATTACATGGCAAACTCCTTGAAGAAGTGGTTTCAGCGGCTTTCGGGCTTGAAGGAATCCGAGTCGAATATGCCTATTTCCCCTGGGCGCGGAGTATAGCTCTCACCGAAAATGGAGAATATGACGGCACCTTTCCATGGCTTAAAACAGCAGACAGAATGGAAATTTTTCATCTGCATCAAGACAGCCTGATACAGGATGAAGGCGTTTACTTTCATCTGAAAACAACAACCTTTGACTGGAGCACCCTGGAAGACCTGAAAAAATACAGGGTCGGAGTCACCCTTGGATATGCGAATGTAGAAATCTACGAAAAGGCGGGTATCAAGGCTGAAGCGGTTCCAAGGGAAGAGCTGAATTTTAAAAAAATAGCGGGTAACAGAATTGATGTGTATCAAACATCAAAAACTGTAGGGTATTATATGATGCACTCGCAAAAAGTCTCAAGCCATATTTTGTGA